From Actinosynnema mirum DSM 43827, a single genomic window includes:
- a CDS encoding SdrD B-like domain-containing protein — MRKTRKLIAAALAIAALLPVLTAGLANADEGVGGSVSGVVWSDLDADGRKGPDEYGVSGQQVFLRDTTTGLERSANTDVDGAYRFTGLPAGDYELRTPNREDDGQTWTRGGGDSRVDSSNGLAKIGITAEEPHLTSVDAGFARGANDYYATTLVISPEKDRYEPGEIVTVVGGVSYRGDLDDRFGARLTFPEQLAPLVGVGGVPHLADGSARGELVGAFAENRTRRDVQHLGARFRVLAPLTSGEITLEVLPGEFGASERYVENNTTARTLGVKGDSEES, encoded by the coding sequence ATGCGCAAAACCCGCAAGCTCATCGCCGCGGCGCTCGCCATCGCCGCGCTGCTCCCGGTTCTCACCGCCGGACTCGCGAACGCCGACGAGGGGGTCGGCGGCTCGGTCTCCGGGGTCGTCTGGAGCGACCTCGACGCGGACGGCCGCAAGGGCCCGGACGAGTACGGGGTCTCCGGCCAGCAGGTGTTCCTGCGCGACACCACGACCGGCCTGGAGCGGAGCGCCAACACCGACGTCGACGGCGCGTACCGCTTCACCGGCCTCCCGGCGGGCGACTACGAGCTGCGCACGCCCAATCGCGAGGACGACGGCCAGACCTGGACCCGTGGGGGCGGGGACTCGCGGGTCGACAGCTCGAACGGCCTCGCCAAGATCGGGATCACCGCCGAGGAACCGCACCTGACCTCGGTCGACGCCGGGTTCGCCAGGGGCGCGAACGACTACTACGCCACCACTCTGGTGATCTCCCCCGAGAAGGACCGCTACGAGCCCGGCGAGATCGTGACGGTCGTCGGCGGCGTGTCCTACCGGGGCGACCTGGACGACCGGTTCGGCGCCCGGCTGACCTTCCCGGAGCAGCTGGCGCCGCTCGTGGGCGTCGGCGGCGTGCCGCACCTGGCGGACGGGTCGGCGCGCGGGGAGCTGGTCGGCGCGTTCGCCGAGAACCGGACCCGGCGCGACGTCCAGCACCTCGGCGCGCGATTCCGGGTGCTCGCCCCGCTCACCTCGGGGGAGATCACCCTGGAAGTCCTGCCCGGTGAGTTCGGCGCTTCCGAGAGGTACGTCGAGAACAACACCACGGCCCGCACCCTCGGCGTGAAGGGCGATTCCGAAGAATCCTGA
- a CDS encoding phage holin family protein: protein MGIVAQVLLTAVAVWVSTLVPGIDLEGGSTPAKIGTLVGVAVVFGLVNAVVKPVVKFLGCLFYLLTLGLIGLVVNALMFWLTGWVAGELGLPFQVTGFWPAFFGAIIVALASWLLNLVYERAVEQD, encoded by the coding sequence ATGGGCATTGTGGCGCAGGTACTGCTGACGGCCGTGGCGGTCTGGGTGTCGACCCTGGTCCCCGGCATCGACCTGGAGGGCGGCTCGACCCCGGCCAAGATCGGCACCCTGGTGGGGGTGGCCGTGGTGTTCGGCCTGGTCAACGCGGTGGTGAAGCCGGTGGTGAAGTTCCTCGGCTGCCTGTTCTACCTGCTGACCCTCGGGCTGATCGGCCTGGTCGTGAACGCCCTCATGTTCTGGCTGACCGGCTGGGTCGCCGGCGAGCTGGGCCTGCCGTTCCAGGTGACCGGCTTCTGGCCCGCGTTCTTCGGCGCGATCATCGTGGCGCTGGCGAGCTGGCTGCTGAACCTGGTCTACGAGCGGGCCGTCGAGCAGGACTGA
- a CDS encoding SdrD B-like domain-containing protein, producing MKKLVAVTAVLMLLGGGTALAQDGEVLEGLIWFDRNGNGVVDAGEPALASGKGVRVFNAATKEHIGEYGTDANGRYRATGLPSGTPLAIYNANTDRYATTTPSSVFRTGGGTLDFGIRGGVVTGSAFVDADRDGVRDAGERELQPAHRLGGLTATGSYRIEDVPEDDHELVLADLRAQGLLPSAVTTRLFVGKGAQVRVDTPYFAPRADLVLGELKLGPDKPGARATGDEVELSFAITNSGEAADGVRFTVDRPKAKLLSTGEGVVAEGDGFALTAPLEPGATATAKLRYALTDPTITGFRVVLAPGTTFGDGDQGDNTAEVALSVTAPPSSTPPSTTSAPGSSTAPTTTTPPVGGAPKQLARTGAAPFWPLLTGLALLAAGLALHHAARARRRRA from the coding sequence GTGAAGAAGCTGGTCGCGGTCACCGCGGTGCTGATGCTCCTCGGCGGTGGCACCGCCCTGGCCCAGGACGGCGAGGTCCTCGAAGGCCTCATCTGGTTCGACCGGAACGGCAACGGCGTCGTCGACGCAGGTGAGCCCGCCCTCGCCTCGGGGAAGGGCGTCCGGGTCTTCAACGCCGCCACCAAGGAGCACATCGGCGAGTACGGCACCGACGCCAACGGCCGCTACCGCGCGACGGGCCTGCCCTCCGGCACCCCGCTGGCGATCTACAACGCCAACACCGACCGCTACGCGACCACCACGCCCTCTTCGGTGTTCCGCACCGGCGGCGGGACGCTCGACTTCGGCATCCGGGGCGGCGTCGTCACCGGCTCGGCCTTCGTCGACGCGGACCGGGACGGCGTGCGGGACGCGGGCGAGCGCGAGCTCCAGCCCGCGCACCGGCTCGGCGGTCTCACCGCCACCGGCTCGTACCGCATCGAGGACGTCCCCGAGGACGACCACGAGCTGGTGCTCGCAGACCTGCGCGCCCAGGGCCTGCTGCCCTCCGCCGTCACCACGAGGCTGTTCGTCGGCAAGGGCGCGCAGGTCCGCGTGGACACCCCGTACTTCGCGCCGCGCGCCGACCTCGTCCTCGGCGAGCTGAAGCTCGGCCCGGACAAGCCCGGCGCCCGCGCCACCGGCGACGAGGTCGAGCTGTCCTTCGCCATCACCAACTCCGGCGAGGCGGCGGACGGCGTGCGCTTCACCGTCGACCGGCCGAAGGCGAAGCTGCTGTCCACCGGCGAGGGCGTCGTGGCCGAGGGCGACGGCTTCGCGCTGACCGCGCCGCTGGAGCCGGGCGCCACCGCGACCGCGAAGCTCCGCTACGCCCTGACCGACCCGACGATCACCGGTTTCCGGGTCGTCCTCGCGCCGGGGACCACGTTCGGCGACGGCGACCAGGGCGACAACACCGCCGAGGTGGCGCTCTCCGTCACCGCCCCGCCGTCCAGCACCCCGCCGTCCACCACGTCCGCGCCCGGCAGCTCGACGGCCCCCACGACCACCACGCCCCCGGTCGGCGGCGCGCCGAAGCAGCTGGCCAGGACCGGCGCCGCCCCGTTCTGGCCGCTGCTGACCGGCCTCGCCCTGCTGGCCGCAGGTCTGGCCCTGCACCACGCCGCCCGCGCCCGCCGCCGTCGCGCCTGA